One genomic region from Thermomicrobium sp. 4228-Ro encodes:
- a CDS encoding argininosuccinate synthase, producing MSKKKVNKVVLAYSGGLDTSVILKWIKETYDCEVITVTADIGQGEDLSGVEAKALATGASKAYVLDLKEEFLTQYAFPVLRSGAVYERKYLLGTSFARPLIAKYQVEIAKREGADAVAHGCTGKGNDQVRFELTYKALAPELTVIAPWREWDLSGREALLEYAASRGIPVSQSKENIYSRDQNLWHLSHEGGELEDPWQAPNERVYQITTSPQAAPDRPEEIVVGFEQGYPVSLNGERLPPVSLMERLNELGGRHGIGRIDLVENRLVGMKSRGVYEQPGATILSVAHKELEHLTLDRETMHFKDMLALKYAELVYYGLWYTPLREALDAFVDVTQRTVTGEVRLTLYKGNCIPTGRRSPYSLYSMELATFGADAIYDQRDAEGFINLFGLPLKVAALLRQQQTGIS from the coding sequence GTGTCCAAGAAGAAAGTCAACAAGGTCGTTCTCGCCTACTCCGGCGGACTCGATACGTCCGTCATTTTGAAGTGGATCAAGGAGACCTACGACTGCGAAGTCATTACGGTGACAGCTGATATCGGCCAGGGCGAGGACCTCTCCGGTGTCGAGGCTAAGGCGCTGGCAACCGGCGCCTCTAAGGCGTACGTTCTCGATCTCAAGGAGGAATTCCTCACCCAGTATGCCTTCCCGGTACTCCGTTCCGGCGCTGTCTACGAGCGCAAGTATCTCCTCGGCACGAGCTTCGCTCGCCCCCTCATCGCCAAGTACCAGGTCGAGATCGCCAAGCGCGAGGGCGCCGATGCCGTCGCCCACGGCTGCACCGGCAAGGGCAACGACCAGGTTCGTTTCGAACTGACCTACAAAGCCCTCGCCCCCGAGTTGACGGTCATCGCCCCCTGGCGCGAGTGGGATCTCTCCGGGCGTGAGGCGTTGCTGGAGTACGCTGCCTCGCGCGGTATTCCGGTCTCGCAGTCCAAGGAGAACATCTATAGCCGCGACCAGAACCTCTGGCATCTCTCGCACGAGGGTGGTGAACTCGAGGATCCCTGGCAGGCACCCAACGAGCGGGTCTACCAGATCACGACCAGTCCACAGGCCGCTCCCGACCGACCGGAGGAGATCGTCGTCGGTTTCGAGCAGGGATATCCCGTCAGCCTGAATGGCGAACGCCTCCCACCGGTGTCCCTCATGGAGCGCCTCAATGAGCTCGGCGGTCGCCATGGCATCGGTCGGATCGACCTGGTCGAGAACCGTCTCGTCGGCATGAAGTCACGCGGTGTCTACGAGCAGCCTGGTGCGACGATCCTGTCTGTGGCACACAAGGAGCTGGAGCATCTCACGCTCGACCGCGAAACGATGCACTTCAAAGATATGCTCGCCTTGAAGTACGCAGAGCTGGTCTACTACGGCCTCTGGTACACACCGCTCCGCGAGGCGCTCGATGCCTTCGTCGATGTCACCCAGCGAACCGTGACCGGTGAAGTGCGCCTTACCCTCTACAAGGGCAACTGCATCCCAACTGGACGACGATCGCCCTACAGCCTCTACAGCATGGAGCTGGCGACCTTCGGGGCCGACGCGATTTATGACCAGCGTGACGCGGAGGGCTTCATCAATCTCTTCGGCCTCCCGCTGAAAGTCGCCGCTCTGCTCCGCCAGCAACAGACGGGCATCTCCTGA